In Cynocephalus volans isolate mCynVol1 chromosome 3, mCynVol1.pri, whole genome shotgun sequence, one DNA window encodes the following:
- the LOC134373767 gene encoding cholesterol 24-hydroxylase produces MSPGLLLLGSAVLLAFGLCCTFVHRARSRYEHIPGPPRPSFLLGHLPCFWKKDEVCGRMLQDVFLDWAKKYGPVVRVNVFHKTSVIVTSPESVKKFLMSTKYNKDSKMYRALQTVFGERLFGQGLVSECNYERWHKQRRIMDLAFSRSSLVSLMETFNEKAEQLVEILEAKADGQTPVSMQDMLTCTTMDILAKAAFGMETSMLLGAQKPLSQAVKLMLEGITASRNTLAKFMPGKRKRLHEIRESIRFLRQIGKDWVQRRREALRNGEDVPADILTQILKAEEEAQDDEILLDNFVTFFIAGHETSANHLACTVMELSRQPEIVARLQAEVDEVIGSKRHLNCEDLGRLQYLSQVLKESLRLYPPAWGTFRLLEEETLIDGVRVPGNTPLLFSTYVMGRMDTYFEDPLTFNPDRFSPDAPKPRFTYFPFSLGHRSCIGQQFAQMEVKVVMAKLLQRLEFQLVPGQRFGLQEQATLKPLDPVLCTLRPRGWQPAPPPPPC; encoded by the exons TTTCCTTCTAGGACACCTCCCCTGTTTCTGGAAAAAGGATGAGGTTTGTGGCCGCATGCTCCAAGACGTGTTTTTGGATTG GGCTAAGAAGTATGGACCTGTTGTGCGGGTCAACGTCTTCCACAAAACCTCAGTTATCGTCACGAGCCCCGAGTCAGTCAAG AAGTTCCTGATGTCAACCAAGTACAACAAGGACTCCAAGATGTACCGTGCGCTCCAGACTGTGTTCGGTGAGAG ACTATTTGGCCAAGGCTTGGTTTCTGAATGCAACTACGAGCGTTGGCACAAACAGCGGAGGATCATGGACCTGGCCTTCAGCCGAAG CTCCTTGGTTAGCTTGATGGAAACGTTCAACGAGAAGGCCGAGCAGCTGGTGGAGATCCTAGAAGCCAAGGCAGACGGGCAGACCCCGGTGTCCATGCAGGACATGCTGACCTGCACTACCATGGACATCCTGGCCAAG GCAGCTTTCGGGATGGAGACCAGCATGCTGCTGGGTGCCCAGAAGCCTTTGTCCCAGGCAGTGAAACTGATGTTGGAGGGCATCACTGCATCCCGCAACACGCTGGCAAAG TTTATGCCAGGGAAGAGGAAGCGGCTTCACGAGATCCGGGAGAGCATCCGCTTTCTGCGCCAGATTGGCAAGGACTGGGTCCAGCGCCGCCGGGAGGCCCTGAGGAACGGGGAAGACGTGCCCGCCGATATCCTCACGCAGATTCTCAAAG CTGAAGAGGAGGCCCAGGATGACGAGATTCTGCTGGACAACTTTGTCACTTTCTTCATCGCTG GTCACGAGACCTCTGCCAACCACTTGGCGTGCACGGTGATGGAGCTCTCTCGCCAGCCTGAGATTGTGGCAAG GCTACAGGCTGAGGTGGATGAGGTCATCGGTTCTAAGAGGCACCTGAACTGCGAGGACCTGGGGAGACTGCAGTACCTGTCCCAG GTCCTCAAAGAGTCACTGAGGCTGTACCCACCAGCGTGGGGCACCTTCCGCCTGCTGGAGGAGGAGACCTTGATTGACGGAGTCAGAGTTCCTGGCAACACCCCGCTCTTG TTCAGCACTTATGTCATGGGGCGGATGGACACATACTTTGAGGACCCGCTGACTTTCAACCCCGATCGCTTCAGTCCTGATGCACCCAA GCCACGCTTCACCTACTTCCCCTTCTCCCTGGGCCACCGCTCCTGCATCGGGCAGCAGTTTGCTCAG ATGGAGGTGAAGGTGGTCATGGCCAAGCTGCTGCAGAGGCTGGAGTTCCAGCTGGTGCCCGGGCAGCGCTTCGGGCTGCAGGAGCAGGCCACGCTCAAGCCGCTGGACCCCGTGCTGTGCACCCTGCGGCCCCGGGGCTGGCAGcccgcgcccccgcccccgccctgcTGA